A window of the Bradyrhizobium ottawaense genome harbors these coding sequences:
- a CDS encoding (2Fe-2S)-binding protein, whose amino-acid sequence MTTLTVNGESRSIKASPDTPLLYVLRDELGLNSAKYGCGLGQCGACTVIVDGKAIFSCIMPVMVLEGRTITTLEGLGSLDAPGPMQRAFIAEQAAQCGYCIPGMMMRAQALLNRDPHAPDESIRAELQPHLCRCGTHMRILRAIRRAAEEMKPKTADARTGR is encoded by the coding sequence ATGACAACGCTGACCGTTAACGGCGAGAGCCGATCCATCAAGGCGAGCCCAGACACTCCACTGCTCTACGTTCTCAGGGACGAACTCGGGCTGAATTCCGCAAAATATGGTTGTGGGCTCGGTCAATGCGGAGCTTGCACCGTCATCGTCGATGGCAAGGCCATTTTCTCCTGCATAATGCCGGTGATGGTGTTGGAGGGACGGACGATCACCACGCTCGAAGGACTTGGGAGTCTGGACGCGCCTGGCCCGATGCAGCGCGCTTTCATCGCCGAGCAAGCGGCACAATGCGGCTATTGTATTCCCGGCATGATGATGCGTGCCCAGGCGCTGCTGAATCGCGACCCGCACGCCCCCGATGAGTCGATCAGGGCCGAACTTCAGCCTCATCTCTGCCGATGCGGAACACACATGCGAATTTTGCGTGCGATCCGGCGTGCCGCGGAAGAGATGAAGCCGAAGACTGCCGATGCGAGGACAGGACGATGA
- a CDS encoding c-type cytochrome — protein sequence MPTPFGTIYSTNITPDPETGIGRWSEQAFIRALRSGVDREGRHLYPAFPYDHFTRVSDDDAKALYAFFMSIDPVKASAPPNQFPFPLNVRLTLAFWKLLFLRQVRFVIDPSKDEKWNRGKYLVDGLGHCSACHSPRNLLGAEKTSASFEGGEAEGWRAYALGRSSQSPIAWDVAALTDYLARGSHPQHGTAQGPMANVVDNLSLVDRADVSAMASYLASLGKGEGRSDVKIPDPSGPGRLPQVAGVQAATPSIPSDPGGAIYTAVCASCHEGDRPLPLGGLRLALSTAVAGETPANLVNLVVRGIPASAGGSARPIMPGFGDILDDRQISDLTNYLRTEFAGKKPWDGIAKAVAQARGNP from the coding sequence ATGCCGACGCCCTTCGGAACGATCTACTCCACCAACATCACGCCCGATCCCGAAACCGGCATCGGACGATGGTCGGAGCAGGCCTTCATTCGCGCCCTGCGGTCCGGAGTGGATCGTGAGGGCCGCCACCTTTACCCGGCGTTCCCATACGATCATTTCACGCGCGTGTCGGACGATGATGCGAAGGCATTGTATGCCTTCTTCATGTCGATCGATCCGGTCAAGGCGTCAGCGCCGCCAAATCAATTTCCGTTTCCTCTCAATGTTCGTCTGACGCTGGCCTTCTGGAAGCTTCTGTTTCTGCGTCAGGTGCGTTTTGTCATCGACCCTTCAAAGGATGAGAAGTGGAACAGGGGAAAGTATCTGGTCGATGGACTCGGGCATTGCAGCGCCTGCCATTCCCCTCGAAATCTGCTAGGAGCGGAAAAGACATCGGCCAGTTTCGAAGGAGGCGAAGCCGAGGGCTGGCGTGCCTATGCGCTCGGTCGAAGCTCGCAATCGCCCATCGCTTGGGACGTGGCTGCCCTCACGGACTATCTCGCGCGTGGCTCGCACCCCCAGCATGGGACGGCTCAGGGCCCCATGGCGAACGTGGTCGACAATCTGTCCTTGGTCGACCGCGCGGACGTAAGCGCAATGGCTTCCTATCTTGCGTCGCTCGGCAAGGGTGAAGGACGGAGCGATGTGAAGATACCGGACCCATCAGGTCCAGGACGTCTGCCGCAGGTGGCCGGCGTGCAGGCTGCCACGCCGTCTATCCCGTCCGATCCGGGCGGAGCGATCTACACCGCCGTTTGCGCGTCGTGCCACGAAGGCGACAGACCCTTGCCGCTGGGCGGCTTGAGGCTTGCTCTCTCCACCGCCGTTGCCGGCGAGACGCCCGCCAACCTGGTCAATCTTGTCGTGCGGGGAATACCGGCATCCGCCGGCGGCTCTGCGCGTCCGATCATGCCCGGCTTTGGCGATATTCTTGATGACCGGCAGATTTCCGATCTCACCAACTATCTGCGCACCGAGTTTGCCGGGAAAAAGCCGTGGGATGGGATAGCCAAAGCGGTCGCGCAAGCAAGAGGCAATCCGTGA
- a CDS encoding MFS transporter codes for MSLPTLTTDQRIPELTRARTFAMAVCAGIAVANIYYNQPLLGLIEANYPNSSVIGLIPTATQFGYAVGLLLLVPLGDLVERRRLIAVQFAVLAAALAFAALAPSTLALIAASLILGVAATVAQQIVPFAATLADDRTRGAAVGTVVSGILGGILLSRTIAGFVGSHFGWREMFWLGAPLALGAAALVRLILPRHHPTQTIGYAAALRSLVHLLIEEPALRLAAATQAMLFASFIAFWTVLSLHLQEPAFGLGPEIAGLFGIIGASGILAAPLAGRVADKRGPHLVIAIAAAISLSSWVAFAGWNTVAGLTVGVVLLDVGVNAALVSNQHLIFALRPEARSRLNTVFMTAMFIGGSLGSLGASWAYAHLSWLGVCGYGAALGTAGLLLQLPTLLPPTGRKVSHH; via the coding sequence ATGTCTTTGCCGACGCTCACGACGGACCAACGGATCCCCGAACTCACCCGCGCACGCACATTTGCCATGGCGGTTTGTGCGGGTATCGCGGTCGCAAACATCTACTACAATCAGCCCCTGCTGGGCCTGATCGAAGCAAATTATCCAAACTCTTCCGTCATCGGACTGATACCCACGGCCACACAATTTGGTTACGCGGTCGGCCTCCTCTTGTTGGTGCCATTGGGCGATCTCGTCGAGAGACGACGCCTTATCGCTGTCCAATTCGCTGTTCTGGCGGCTGCCCTCGCATTCGCGGCGCTCGCTCCGTCCACGCTGGCGTTGATCGCGGCGTCGCTCATCCTGGGCGTAGCCGCCACTGTGGCCCAACAGATCGTCCCATTCGCTGCGACGCTCGCCGATGACCGGACCCGGGGCGCCGCGGTCGGCACGGTGGTAAGCGGAATCCTGGGCGGCATTCTTCTCAGCCGCACGATAGCCGGCTTCGTCGGATCACACTTCGGATGGCGCGAGATGTTTTGGCTAGGCGCGCCATTGGCCCTCGGCGCCGCCGCGCTGGTCCGTTTGATCCTGCCACGCCACCATCCGACGCAGACCATCGGATACGCTGCCGCACTGCGTTCGCTCGTCCACCTGCTCATCGAGGAGCCGGCGCTTCGGCTGGCCGCAGCGACGCAAGCGATGCTGTTCGCCTCGTTCATCGCTTTCTGGACCGTTTTATCTCTCCATCTGCAGGAACCGGCATTTGGGCTCGGTCCGGAGATCGCTGGCCTGTTTGGCATCATCGGTGCGTCGGGAATACTCGCTGCGCCGCTCGCAGGTCGAGTAGCCGACAAGCGGGGCCCTCATCTCGTGATTGCGATCGCTGCGGCTATCTCGCTTTCGTCCTGGGTTGCTTTCGCTGGCTGGAACACCGTCGCGGGACTGACCGTCGGCGTCGTGTTGCTCGACGTGGGAGTAAACGCAGCGCTCGTTTCAAATCAGCACCTGATTTTCGCCCTGCGTCCGGAGGCTCGGAGCAGGCTGAACACGGTGTTCATGACCGCAATGTTCATCGGTGGCTCGCTCGGGTCCCTCGGAGCGAGTTGGGCGTATGCGCACCTGTCATGGCTCGGCGTTTGTGGCTACGGGGCTGCGCTTGGGACAGCAGGCCTGCTCCTGCAGCTGCCGACGCTTCTGCCTCCGACCGGCCGGAAGGTCTCACATCACTGA
- a CDS encoding FAD binding domain-containing protein encodes MRIAVVGGSLAGLFTATLLTQDGHDVTVYERSVHGLEGRGAGLLGRRETFAILRASGCEHVARVGVVARDRIVFSDAGSTVDQKMPPQTQISWDYIYRVFRQRMLDGAYLVDRNVEHLREQADHVVLRFTDGSEAVADLVIGADGIASVARAIVDGPTAANAYAGYVGWRGLLPELALPGFAADDLLERFAYFRMPHSHVIGFLVPGPNGETETGSRRYNWVWYRPAVEPTARDQVLTDLEGRVHPYSLPPGAVSEGARENLVDDARRLLPRAFAAAIEATTRPFVQGIFDYETERMVSRRIALVGDAAFVVRPHTGMGIAKAAADALALRKHLSSATLADALRGYKQERVQVGTAIAASGRELGAHLI; translated from the coding sequence ATGCGCATCGCGGTCGTCGGAGGTTCTCTTGCGGGACTATTCACGGCAACGCTGCTTACGCAGGATGGACACGACGTCACCGTTTACGAGCGATCGGTCCATGGGCTCGAAGGGCGCGGGGCCGGCCTGCTGGGCAGGCGCGAGACATTTGCCATTCTGCGCGCCTCGGGATGCGAGCACGTGGCTCGCGTCGGGGTGGTTGCGCGGGACCGCATCGTGTTCAGCGATGCGGGATCTACCGTTGACCAAAAGATGCCGCCTCAGACACAGATATCGTGGGACTACATCTATCGTGTCTTTCGGCAACGGATGTTGGATGGAGCGTATCTGGTCGATCGAAACGTCGAACATCTTCGCGAGCAAGCCGATCATGTTGTTCTTCGCTTTACCGACGGAAGCGAAGCGGTTGCCGACCTCGTCATTGGTGCTGATGGAATAGCATCCGTCGCGCGCGCCATCGTCGATGGCCCAACGGCCGCCAATGCGTACGCGGGCTATGTCGGATGGCGCGGCCTTCTTCCAGAACTTGCCTTGCCGGGCTTTGCGGCCGACGACCTCCTCGAACGTTTCGCATATTTCCGGATGCCCCATTCCCATGTGATCGGATTCCTGGTGCCTGGACCGAACGGCGAAACCGAGACCGGAAGTCGACGATACAACTGGGTCTGGTATCGGCCGGCCGTCGAACCGACCGCGCGGGACCAGGTGCTCACCGACCTCGAAGGCCGCGTCCACCCGTACTCGCTTCCTCCGGGCGCGGTTTCCGAAGGAGCCCGCGAGAATCTCGTTGACGACGCCAGGCGTCTGTTACCTCGCGCTTTCGCTGCGGCGATCGAAGCGACGACCCGCCCGTTCGTGCAAGGGATCTTCGACTACGAAACGGAGCGCATGGTCTCGCGACGGATTGCGCTGGTGGGTGACGCGGCATTCGTCGTGCGACCGCATACGGGAATGGGAATTGCAAAGGCTGCGGCAGACGCGCTCGCGCTGCGAAAGCACCTGTCATCGGCGACGCTCGCCGACGCACTCCGGGGGTACAAGCAAGAACGAGTACAAGTGGGCACAGCCATCGCCGCATCTGGCCGCGAATTGGGTGCGCATCTCATATGA
- a CDS encoding FAD binding domain-containing protein: MSWHADRDFTVTISGGSVAGLCNAITLRKLGATVRVHERVPGPMMARGAGIVVQNELMGLLEQNGAGPLPFTSCRGRRYLNSDGGDGVLQEMPQEFTSWEAIQAALRAGVPNECYRAGSEVVTVSQTGSRVSATLGDGSVAESDLFVAADGSGSAIRRKMIPDVEARYAGYVAWRGTLDESNVPSDLLAFFDDRFTFSEARNGGHMLAYFIPGSDGAVAAGSRRLNWVWYVHVDPTELTNVLTDKNGIRHRSSLPRGTTPERIIADLKARALRNIHPKMAALVSETRDPFLQTILDVTVPKTLFGRVLLTGDAAFVVRPHTAGGTAKAAYEASVLARALKSARANVDVALQSTERLQLEYGNALYQYGLALGNRWSRERSTD; this comes from the coding sequence ATGAGTTGGCATGCCGACCGTGACTTCACGGTTACGATCAGTGGTGGATCGGTTGCGGGGCTTTGCAATGCGATTACCCTTCGCAAACTCGGTGCAACCGTAAGAGTTCACGAACGCGTGCCGGGCCCGATGATGGCACGAGGGGCCGGCATCGTCGTTCAGAACGAATTGATGGGGCTGCTTGAGCAAAACGGTGCAGGTCCTCTCCCTTTCACGTCCTGCCGCGGTCGGCGATATCTCAACTCGGACGGCGGAGACGGCGTTCTGCAAGAGATGCCGCAGGAATTCACGTCTTGGGAAGCTATCCAGGCGGCACTGCGGGCCGGCGTTCCGAATGAATGTTATCGTGCAGGCTCAGAGGTGGTGACGGTGTCCCAGACGGGCTCCAGGGTCTCGGCGACCCTTGGCGACGGCTCTGTGGCGGAAAGCGATCTGTTCGTGGCTGCCGACGGCTCGGGCTCTGCAATACGGCGTAAAATGATTCCCGATGTCGAGGCGAGGTATGCCGGCTACGTTGCCTGGAGGGGTACGCTGGACGAGAGCAACGTACCTTCTGACCTTCTGGCCTTCTTCGACGACCGTTTCACCTTCTCCGAAGCCCGCAACGGCGGGCACATGCTGGCGTATTTCATCCCGGGAAGCGACGGCGCCGTTGCGGCCGGATCACGGCGTCTCAACTGGGTCTGGTATGTGCATGTTGATCCGACCGAGTTGACGAACGTGCTGACCGACAAGAACGGCATACGGCATCGATCTTCGCTTCCGCGCGGTACGACGCCGGAGAGGATCATTGCCGATCTGAAGGCGCGTGCTTTGCGCAACATTCATCCGAAGATGGCCGCGCTGGTCTCGGAAACGCGCGACCCTTTCCTTCAGACCATCCTCGACGTGACGGTGCCGAAAACCCTGTTCGGTCGGGTCTTGCTGACCGGTGACGCAGCTTTCGTCGTTCGGCCCCACACCGCGGGGGGAACCGCCAAGGCTGCCTACGAGGCGTCGGTTCTCGCGCGCGCATTGAAGTCGGCGCGCGCAAATGTTGACGTCGCGCTTCAGTCCACGGAGCGGCTGCAACTGGAATATGGCAACGCCCTCTACCAATACGGCCTCGCGCTCGGGAATCGCTGGTCGCGCGAAAGAAGCACCGACTAG
- a CDS encoding LysR family transcriptional regulator, whose protein sequence is MDKLGSLRAFVKVVESGSFAEAGRQLRLSRSAISKYVGDLEESLGVQLLNRTTRHASPTENGQMYFERAIAILSEIDAADQAVTQLQSAPRGLLRINAPMSFGTIRLGPALADFMAKYPDLQLQLVLSDDLLDPVQDGFDVTLRIAELESSSLIARKIVPVARVVCASPDYLKRHGTPMHPQDLRDHVSLTYGFLLTGNQWKLTGGDGDHWIQPAWSLCVNNAEVLRDVAAKGRGVALIPEFIAAEALKNGSLQAVLANYSAPPLALYAVYPPTRHLAVKVRLFIDFLVDRFGPGAS, encoded by the coding sequence ATGGACAAACTGGGCAGCCTGAGAGCCTTCGTAAAGGTTGTGGAGAGTGGCAGCTTCGCCGAAGCCGGCCGTCAACTGCGGCTCTCGCGCTCCGCGATCAGCAAGTATGTCGGCGATCTCGAGGAGAGCCTCGGCGTACAATTGCTGAACCGCACCACCCGGCACGCCAGTCCAACCGAAAACGGCCAGATGTATTTCGAGCGTGCCATCGCCATCCTCTCGGAGATTGACGCTGCGGATCAGGCGGTCACGCAGCTGCAATCGGCACCGCGCGGTCTGTTGCGGATCAATGCGCCGATGTCGTTCGGCACGATACGCCTGGGGCCGGCGCTCGCGGACTTCATGGCGAAGTATCCCGATCTTCAGCTTCAACTTGTGCTGAGTGACGATCTTCTCGACCCCGTCCAGGATGGCTTCGATGTCACACTTCGCATCGCCGAACTGGAATCCTCGAGTCTGATCGCCCGCAAGATTGTTCCCGTCGCGCGGGTGGTATGTGCGTCGCCTGACTATCTGAAGCGTCATGGCACGCCGATGCATCCGCAAGACCTCCGCGATCACGTGTCCCTGACCTACGGTTTCCTGCTGACGGGCAATCAGTGGAAGTTGACGGGCGGCGACGGCGACCACTGGATCCAGCCGGCCTGGTCGTTGTGCGTCAACAATGCGGAGGTGCTGCGCGACGTGGCGGCGAAGGGTAGGGGGGTCGCATTGATACCGGAGTTCATCGCGGCGGAGGCCCTAAAAAATGGCAGTCTTCAAGCCGTCCTTGCGAACTATTCGGCGCCGCCGCTTGCCCTTTACGCGGTTTATCCACCTACGCGACATCTTGCGGTCAAGGTCCGGCTCTTCATCGATTTTCTGGTCGATCGGTTCGGACCGGGCGCCAGCTGA
- a CDS encoding ring-cleaving dioxygenase, producing MSGLHHVTAIAGDPIRNFGFYTRDLGLRFVKRTVNFDDPATYHFYYGDETGRPGTILTFFPWQGVPPGRRGVGETHQTAFRVPLRSLGYWTKRFLEKGVHHEALEKRFGESVLSFTDPDGMALALVGVPGAEDEPAWNDGDVPAEHAIRGFHGVTLLLDDARKTAAILTDVLGFRETAREGSVTRYKAAGEIYGSVVDIYEAKGFLRGHEGGGSVHHIAFRAADDAEQSRLSQRLVDNHGLHPTEQKDRNYFRSIYFREPGGVLFEIATDIPGFAVDEPVATLGRALKLPSFLEPHREEIEGVLPELEGAVS from the coding sequence ATGTCAGGACTTCATCACGTCACGGCCATTGCCGGCGATCCGATCCGGAATTTCGGCTTCTATACGCGGGATCTCGGCCTGCGGTTCGTCAAAAGGACCGTCAATTTCGACGATCCGGCCACCTATCATTTTTATTATGGCGACGAGACCGGTCGGCCGGGCACGATCCTGACGTTCTTTCCGTGGCAGGGAGTGCCACCCGGTCGTAGGGGCGTCGGCGAAACCCACCAAACCGCTTTCCGCGTGCCGCTTCGATCGCTGGGCTACTGGACGAAGCGCTTCCTGGAAAAGGGAGTCCATCACGAAGCGCTCGAAAAGCGTTTCGGGGAATCGGTTCTGTCGTTCACTGATCCCGACGGCATGGCGCTGGCTCTCGTCGGCGTGCCAGGAGCCGAGGATGAGCCGGCCTGGAACGACGGTGACGTGCCGGCCGAACATGCAATCCGCGGATTTCACGGAGTAACGTTGCTGCTTGACGATGCCAGGAAGACCGCGGCCATCCTCACCGACGTGCTCGGCTTCAGGGAGACGGCTCGAGAGGGTTCCGTGACCCGCTACAAGGCGGCAGGCGAGATTTATGGAAGCGTGGTCGACATCTATGAAGCGAAGGGATTCCTGAGAGGCCATGAGGGTGGCGGTTCGGTGCATCACATCGCATTCCGCGCAGCCGACGACGCCGAGCAAAGCAGGTTGTCTCAACGGCTCGTAGACAATCATGGACTGCATCCGACCGAACAGAAGGACCGCAACTACTTCCGGTCGATCTACTTCCGCGAACCGGGTGGCGTGCTGTTCGAGATAGCGACCGACATCCCTGGCTTTGCAGTCGACGAGCCGGTTGCGACGCTGGGACGCGCACTGAAGCTGCCGAGCTTCCTCGAGCCACACCGCGAAGAGATCGAGGGTGTCCTGCCGGAGTTGGAAGGAGCCGTGTCATGA
- a CDS encoding alpha/beta hydrolase: MDESAFVYRFEPGSRAGAPPLLLLHGTGGDENDLMQVGATISPGSPLLSPRGRILEHGMPRFFRRLAEGVFDEEDVRKRALELGTFVDGARQRYGIEAPIAVGFSNGANIAAALLLMKPEALAGAVLLRAMVPLSEPPSARLDGKPVLILSGQADPIVPAGNAARLSAMLSDAGANVVHKILPAGHQLSQADVRLARDWTASVDARVV; the protein is encoded by the coding sequence ATGGACGAGTCCGCATTCGTCTATCGATTTGAGCCCGGAAGCAGAGCCGGTGCGCCTCCGCTCCTGCTCCTGCACGGCACCGGAGGAGACGAGAACGATCTGATGCAGGTCGGGGCTACGATATCGCCGGGTTCGCCGTTGCTCTCACCACGTGGGCGCATCCTCGAGCACGGTATGCCGCGCTTCTTCCGCCGCCTGGCGGAGGGCGTATTCGACGAAGAAGATGTGCGCAAGCGTGCTCTGGAGCTTGGCACGTTCGTCGACGGTGCGCGGCAGCGCTATGGTATCGAAGCGCCGATCGCCGTAGGATTTTCCAACGGCGCGAACATCGCGGCCGCGCTGCTTCTGATGAAACCGGAGGCACTCGCCGGTGCAGTCCTGCTCCGGGCCATGGTGCCTCTGTCGGAGCCACCCAGCGCGAGGCTCGACGGCAAGCCGGTGCTCATTCTCTCCGGGCAAGCAGACCCGATCGTTCCGGCCGGCAATGCCGCCAGACTTTCGGCGATGCTCTCGGATGCGGGCGCCAACGTGGTCCATAAGATCCTGCCCGCCGGACACCAACTTTCGCAGGCGGACGTCAGGTTGGCCCGCGATTGGACCGCCAGCGTTGACGCTCGAGTTGTCTAG
- a CDS encoding cation:proton antiporter: MVWTFLSAWAAYLLADGLHVSGVLSTVACGLVLGRLQHKTLSAASRVQALAVWSVVTFVMEALVFVLVGLALRGVLHRFGADWGTVLSLLPAAATIFAVLVLARFAWIFPTAYIPRALIPSLRERDPYPSLAVPLVMSWAGMRGVVSLAAALSLPENFPGRDIILFVTFCVVAATIVVLGLTLGPVAKTLAGKDFLLHGEETLSEEAVRAEIARAQFDAIRAHSLGAEGKHAHPRLVEQYGHRLAIAEDHVLAKGSHGERRLQHYRAVLIAVEAGREKLLELFNSARIHDSVMHRVEGELDQEELYAARVVEVMESD, from the coding sequence GTGGTCTGGACCTTCCTGTCCGCCTGGGCCGCTTATCTACTCGCCGACGGCCTGCATGTGTCAGGCGTGCTTTCGACGGTTGCATGTGGGCTGGTGCTTGGACGTCTGCAGCACAAGACCTTGAGCGCGGCGTCTCGGGTCCAGGCCCTCGCGGTCTGGTCTGTCGTAACCTTCGTGATGGAGGCGTTGGTCTTTGTGCTTGTCGGGCTGGCTCTTCGCGGCGTTCTGCACCGGTTCGGTGCGGATTGGGGAACCGTTCTTTCGCTTCTGCCGGCGGCCGCGACGATCTTTGCGGTGCTCGTGCTCGCCCGATTCGCGTGGATCTTCCCGACGGCCTATATTCCGAGAGCGCTGATCCCATCTCTCCGCGAACGGGATCCATATCCGTCGCTAGCCGTTCCGTTAGTGATGAGTTGGGCGGGAATGCGCGGGGTCGTCAGTCTTGCAGCCGCACTGTCATTGCCCGAGAATTTTCCCGGCCGCGATATCATCCTGTTCGTGACCTTCTGCGTTGTCGCCGCGACCATCGTCGTGCTCGGATTGACGCTCGGTCCGGTCGCCAAGACGTTGGCCGGGAAGGATTTCCTGCTCCACGGAGAAGAGACGCTCTCCGAAGAGGCTGTCCGGGCCGAAATCGCGCGAGCCCAGTTCGATGCCATCCGTGCGCATTCTCTTGGAGCCGAGGGCAAGCATGCCCACCCGCGACTGGTCGAACAGTACGGACATCGTCTCGCGATCGCCGAGGACCATGTTCTCGCCAAGGGATCCCATGGGGAACGGAGACTCCAGCACTACCGTGCTGTCCTGATCGCGGTTGAAGCAGGCCGCGAGAAACTCCTGGAACTATTCAATTCCGCACGCATCCACGACAGCGTCATGCACAGGGTCGAAGGTGAACTGGACCAGGAGGAGCTTTATGCGGCTCGAGTGGTCGAAGTGATGGAAAGCGATTGA
- a CDS encoding cation:proton antiporter domain-containing protein has translation MIAVVLDAVARRLRLPSASVLVLAGIILALVPGLPQVEFDPDFVMVLFLPPLLLSGAYFTVWPDFRANLRIILQLAVGAVVVTTLLVGVVTHLFFPALPWAACFALGAIVSPPDAVAARAVLDHLNVPPRIAVLLEGESLINDASGLVLFRFAVAAALTGAFSAGAAAGSFVYVSAVGIGIGLARSAGYAPSSPED, from the coding sequence ATGATCGCCGTCGTGCTCGACGCGGTGGCCCGTCGCCTGCGCCTGCCGTCCGCGTCCGTGCTGGTGCTGGCCGGCATCATTCTGGCTCTCGTTCCGGGACTTCCCCAAGTGGAGTTCGATCCGGACTTCGTCATGGTGCTCTTTCTGCCTCCGCTTCTGCTTTCGGGCGCCTACTTCACGGTGTGGCCGGATTTTCGGGCCAATCTCCGGATAATCCTGCAACTGGCCGTCGGCGCCGTCGTGGTAACGACGCTGCTGGTCGGCGTCGTTACGCACTTATTCTTTCCGGCATTGCCTTGGGCCGCGTGTTTTGCGCTTGGCGCGATCGTTTCGCCGCCTGACGCCGTGGCCGCGCGTGCGGTGCTGGACCATCTTAATGTCCCGCCGCGCATCGCCGTGCTGCTGGAGGGCGAAAGCTTGATCAACGATGCCTCGGGCCTCGTCCTCTTTCGCTTCGCAGTCGCTGCGGCACTGACCGGTGCCTTCAGCGCGGGGGCGGCCGCAGGAAGCTTCGTCTACGTCTCGGCTGTGGGCATCGGGATCGGTCTCGCGCGCTCGGCTGGATATGCGCCTTCGTCGCCGGAAGATTGA
- a CDS encoding YoaK family protein yields MSKSISLLALLMTLNAGFVDTAGFLALQGLFTAHVTGNFVTFGAAIVLGTSGALAKLLALPVFCVVVIVTRIFSFYLPAMGLPILRSMLAIKTLLLAVGGAAAVYFGPFVQGDSWHAIATGMILVAAMAIQNAAHRIHMGTDPPSTLMTGTTTQIMIDVADVLRRAPVSVLTVAKPRLGKMSASVAAFALGCAAGACLYARFGTWCFVLPPLVALPAVLLAGSEPAPQKTA; encoded by the coding sequence ATGTCGAAGTCCATTTCCCTTCTCGCTCTCTTGATGACTCTCAACGCCGGCTTCGTTGATACCGCCGGCTTTCTCGCTCTTCAGGGACTCTTCACTGCGCACGTGACCGGCAACTTCGTCACGTTCGGTGCCGCCATTGTGCTCGGAACGTCCGGTGCGCTGGCCAAGCTTCTTGCCCTTCCCGTCTTCTGTGTCGTCGTGATCGTCACGAGGATATTCAGCTTCTATCTCCCCGCCATGGGACTGCCGATCCTCCGCTCGATGCTGGCCATCAAGACGCTGCTTCTCGCCGTGGGTGGCGCCGCGGCCGTCTATTTCGGACCATTTGTGCAAGGCGATAGCTGGCACGCGATTGCCACCGGGATGATCCTTGTCGCCGCGATGGCCATTCAAAACGCGGCCCATCGCATCCACATGGGGACGGACCCACCCAGCACCCTGATGACGGGAACGACAACCCAGATCATGATCGATGTCGCGGATGTGTTGCGACGCGCGCCTGTCTCTGTTCTGACCGTTGCCAAGCCCCGCTTGGGCAAGATGTCGGCGAGTGTGGCTGCATTCGCGTTGGGGTGCGCGGCTGGCGCCTGCCTCTATGCCAGGTTTGGCACCTGGTGCTTCGTGCTGCCCCCGCTTGTCGCGCTGCCGGCGGTGCTTTTAGCGGGGTCCGAACCCGCCCCGCAAAAGACGGCCTAG